The proteins below are encoded in one region of Brachyspira hampsonii:
- a CDS encoding replication-associated recombination protein A, with protein sequence MFDFEDDINNFRPMAERMRPLTIEEVFGQHHILDKNKTLRKMIDNDKITSMVFFGPPGVGKSTVASIIAKKTKSEYIKLNAVLSNVSEIREAIKKAEKNLENRKKTILFIDEIHRFNKSQQDALLPAVENGAVILIGSTTLNPYFYLNNALLSRIMLFEFRNLDDNDIREAVLKAITDKRGLGEDDVYVEDEAVNLIVRYSHGDVRKAFTYLEASYLATQIDETKEKLTITEEIVRDVTSKQSITFDEDEHYNTISAFIKSVRGSDPNAAIYYLARMLESGEDPRYIARRLCILASEDIGLAEPNAMSIAASLVSIVDFIGMPEGRIPLAEVTIYLALCPKSNSAYNAINKAIRDIRNGELYSIPNYLKDNHSASFDKKSDEEYKYPHDYPYHIVKQNYLEHGIKKEYYEPVDIGEERELKKRYEWIIKHI encoded by the coding sequence ATGTTTGATTTTGAAGACGACATTAATAATTTCAGACCTATGGCTGAAAGAATGCGTCCTCTTACTATAGAAGAAGTTTTCGGGCAGCATCATATATTAGACAAGAATAAAACTTTAAGGAAAATGATAGATAATGATAAAATAACATCTATGGTTTTCTTTGGACCTCCCGGTGTAGGTAAATCTACTGTAGCATCAATTATAGCTAAAAAAACTAAAAGCGAATATATTAAACTTAATGCCGTTCTTTCAAATGTTTCTGAAATAAGAGAAGCTATAAAAAAAGCAGAAAAGAATTTAGAAAATAGAAAAAAAACTATACTGTTTATAGATGAGATACATAGATTCAATAAAAGCCAGCAAGATGCTTTGCTTCCGGCAGTTGAAAACGGAGCTGTTATACTTATAGGAAGCACCACATTAAATCCATACTTCTATCTAAATAATGCACTGCTTTCTCGTATAATGCTTTTTGAGTTTAGAAATCTTGATGATAATGATATAAGAGAAGCAGTATTAAAAGCTATTACTGATAAAAGAGGATTAGGTGAAGATGATGTGTATGTTGAAGATGAGGCTGTTAATTTAATAGTTCGTTATTCCCATGGTGATGTGAGAAAGGCTTTTACATATCTTGAAGCATCATATTTAGCAACTCAAATTGATGAAACTAAAGAAAAACTTACCATTACAGAAGAAATAGTTAGAGATGTTACAAGCAAGCAGTCTATAACTTTCGATGAAGATGAACATTACAATACTATAAGTGCATTTATAAAGAGCGTAAGGGGAAGTGATCCTAATGCGGCAATTTACTATTTAGCTAGAATGCTTGAATCCGGAGAAGATCCTAGATATATAGCCAGAAGATTATGCATATTAGCTTCTGAAGATATTGGGCTTGCTGAGCCTAATGCTATGAGTATTGCTGCTTCTCTTGTAAGTATTGTTGATTTTATAGGTATGCCTGAAGGAAGAATTCCATTAGCTGAGGTTACTATTTATTTAGCATTATGCCCTAAATCAAATTCTGCCTATAATGCCATTAATAAAGCTATAAGAGATATAAGAAACGGAGAGCTATATTCAATACCTAACTATTTAAAAGATAATCATTCTGCCTCATTCGATAAAAAAAGCGATGAAGAATATAAATATCCTCATGATTATCCTTATCATATAGTAAAGCAGAACTATTTAGAACATGGTATAAAAAAAGAGTATTATGAGCCTGTAGATATCGGTGAAGAGCGGGAACTCAAAAAAAGGTATGAGTGGATTATAAAGCATATATAG
- a CDS encoding methyl-accepting chemotaxis protein, with protein sequence MSKFNSLAIKVPVILCIVTAIFITIMLIISLTIAGNGISKSRFEGFETTVKGYSSVFDAWFRTQSYLLETYASVPIVGEYLAYKDYTRTDRLNATLKTFREKNACSINVGIVDNNGIIIADSDYSKLIGSKFTDSNIDIWNKLKNRQYGYGSVSYGNELVPSIVNGELSFIFATPVKNGNEEVGYLYTVFNWREFYKNYIEGIKLGETGGLDVIAPNLKVLMNTDYNKVNTDAPQVYKNVFDNNLSKGVVEYIANNHKTMGSYTKMKYVPWITSMTMTSEEIFAESRKAILSGIILGIITIVSIAIFINIFIRSITKPLSLVVHEAQKIERGDLTEFKGKIKPRKDEIGILADSFANMRHKLVETIKEVNDASICIMNASEKLAKGNVELSRRTEAQSASLQQTAASMEQMASTIKSSTEYSITGNNMMISSKSSIDEAGDIIIQTTKNIEEVYDASTKIKNITKIIEDIAFQTNILALNASVEAARAGDQGKGFAVVASEVRNLAQTTQSSVKDITDLVDNAYDKINKATGTARQSQEIFKDLKTKIDETANIMRGISSAAVEQQSGVEQVNRAVSEMDGATQMNNALVNDAENASKDLVLQANSLQHAMKFFKL encoded by the coding sequence ATGAGTAAATTTAATAGTTTGGCAATTAAGGTGCCTGTAATTCTTTGTATTGTTACTGCGATATTTATAACAATAATGCTTATAATTTCACTTACAATAGCTGGTAATGGTATATCAAAAAGCAGATTTGAAGGTTTTGAAACAACGGTAAAGGGATATTCATCGGTATTTGATGCTTGGTTTAGAACGCAGTCATATTTATTAGAAACCTATGCTTCAGTTCCTATAGTAGGAGAATATCTTGCCTACAAAGATTATACAAGAACTGACAGATTAAATGCTACATTAAAAACATTTAGAGAAAAAAATGCCTGCTCTATTAATGTAGGAATAGTTGATAATAATGGGATTATAATAGCTGACAGTGATTATTCAAAATTGATAGGAAGTAAATTTACAGACAGCAATATTGATATATGGAATAAATTAAAAAATAGACAATACGGATACGGCAGCGTAAGCTACGGAAATGAACTTGTACCGTCAATAGTTAATGGCGAATTATCTTTTATTTTTGCCACTCCTGTAAAAAATGGAAATGAAGAGGTAGGATATTTATATACTGTCTTTAATTGGAGAGAATTTTATAAAAATTATATAGAAGGTATAAAATTGGGAGAAACAGGCGGTCTCGATGTAATAGCACCTAATCTAAAAGTATTAATGAATACAGATTATAATAAAGTTAATACAGATGCTCCTCAAGTTTATAAAAATGTATTTGACAATAATTTATCAAAAGGGGTTGTTGAATATATTGCTAATAATCATAAGACAATGGGCTCATATACTAAAATGAAATATGTGCCTTGGATAACTTCTATGACTATGACTTCAGAAGAAATATTTGCTGAGAGCAGAAAAGCTATATTAAGCGGAATCATTCTTGGAATTATCACTATAGTTTCTATAGCAATATTTATCAATATATTTATACGCTCTATAACAAAACCTTTATCTTTAGTAGTGCATGAAGCTCAAAAAATAGAAAGAGGAGATTTGACAGAATTTAAAGGAAAAATAAAACCTAGAAAAGATGAAATTGGAATACTTGCAGATAGCTTTGCTAATATGAGACATAAATTGGTTGAAACTATAAAAGAAGTTAATGATGCCTCTATATGTATAATGAATGCTTCAGAAAAATTAGCTAAAGGAAATGTAGAGTTATCAAGAAGAACAGAAGCACAGTCAGCAAGTTTGCAGCAGACAGCAGCTTCTATGGAACAAATGGCCTCTACTATAAAATCATCTACTGAATATTCTATAACAGGAAATAATATGATGATATCTTCTAAATCTTCTATAGATGAAGCAGGAGATATTATTATACAAACTACAAAAAATATCGAAGAAGTATATGATGCAAGCACAAAAATAAAAAATATCACAAAAATTATTGAAGATATTGCTTTTCAAACTAATATATTAGCATTGAATGCATCTGTAGAAGCAGCAAGAGCTGGAGATCAGGGAAAAGGCTTTGCAGTTGTAGCAAGCGAAGTAAGAAATCTTGCTCAAACTACTCAGTCATCAGTAAAAGATATTACCGATTTAGTAGACAATGCATACGATAAAATTAATAAAGCTACAGGAACAGCAAGACAATCACAGGAAATATTTAAAGATTTAAAAACTAAAATAGATGAAACAGCTAATATAATGAGAGGAATAAGTTCTGCAGCAGTAGAGCAGCAGTCCGGTGTTGAACAGGTTAATAGGGCAGTTTCTGAAATGGATGGAGCTACTCAAATGAATAATGCTCTTGTTAATGATGCTGAAAATGCTTCAAAGGATTTAGTTCTTCAGGCTAATTCATTACAGCATGCTATGAAGTTTTTTAAACTATAA
- a CDS encoding tetratricopeptide repeat protein: MENINKYLHEVDECIKNKNYNDAFSLCNDILSIDPNNIEAMFKAGYCCYRLKKYDISMMHFIKASSLEKFSTNKAIYKYYIGRCYASLGVYKEALEYFKASYNLDNNNKYYTLWLGITYAKTAVNDNDYNTALMYLSMSLGSEDYLVYGYIGYCHIQLKNYDKAIMYLNKSVKLKDNDYLSRYYLGSTYFIMQVYDKALEHLSESVKLKDDNFDSWFALALIYKVIDENNLSDECFENARNIALNNNDIDEELDCFIKLTDSQNDEYLNYLYLGICYAKLESYKNAVHYLLESIAVNEKYNNENNYLAYYWIGYINYIDSEYEDAVKYFEKSLNLNSDNEENYLVLLWLGDCYFRLGNYKKALFNLKKSIEIKDDEAEAYKLISELYLKAGKKEKYNSYISKYKKLIKNANIYDNSENNEKKENLYQEEYVLNNNEGIHSKKEETLDINDGIHFKKIDIYHFINLLFQDIESNDLYSLYSSNTEKKSYIDFNDFNIDNFLSYRNIINNAVKDNFDNSRKITMVKNIITNFDIISDAEIKNAEKLIDDIEELFNYTSECILNTMHYYYRKKDIELYLILMRIIENNL, translated from the coding sequence ATGGAAAATATTAATAAATATCTGCATGAAGTAGATGAGTGTATAAAAAACAAAAATTATAATGATGCATTTTCCTTATGCAATGATATTTTATCTATCGACCCCAACAATATAGAAGCTATGTTTAAAGCAGGTTATTGCTGTTATAGATTAAAAAAATATGATATATCTATGATGCATTTTATAAAGGCTTCTTCATTAGAGAAATTCAGCACTAATAAGGCTATATATAAATACTATATAGGAAGATGTTATGCTTCTTTGGGAGTATATAAAGAGGCATTAGAATATTTTAAAGCTTCATATAATTTAGATAATAACAATAAATATTATACTTTATGGCTTGGAATCACTTATGCTAAAACTGCAGTAAATGACAATGATTATAATACAGCATTAATGTATTTGTCTATGTCTTTAGGTTCTGAAGACTATTTGGTATATGGATATATTGGATACTGTCATATTCAGTTAAAAAATTATGACAAAGCAATTATGTATTTAAATAAATCTGTAAAATTGAAAGATAATGATTATTTAAGCAGATATTATCTAGGCAGTACATATTTTATAATGCAAGTATATGATAAGGCTTTGGAGCATTTAAGCGAATCTGTAAAATTAAAGGATGATAATTTTGATAGTTGGTTCGCTTTAGCTTTGATATATAAAGTAATAGATGAAAACAATTTATCAGATGAATGTTTTGAAAATGCTAGAAATATTGCTTTGAATAATAATGATATTGACGAAGAGCTTGACTGCTTTATTAAGCTTACAGATTCTCAAAATGATGAATATTTAAATTATTTATATCTTGGCATCTGCTATGCTAAACTTGAAAGCTATAAAAATGCTGTGCATTACTTACTTGAATCTATAGCGGTAAATGAAAAATATAATAATGAAAATAACTATCTGGCATATTATTGGATAGGATATATTAATTATATAGACAGTGAATATGAAGATGCTGTAAAATATTTTGAAAAATCTTTAAATTTAAATAGTGATAATGAAGAAAATTATTTGGTTTTATTATGGCTTGGAGATTGCTATTTTAGATTGGGTAATTATAAAAAGGCTTTATTTAATTTAAAGAAATCTATAGAAATTAAAGATGATGAGGCTGAGGCTTATAAATTAATATCCGAATTATATTTAAAAGCAGGAAAGAAAGAAAAATATAATAGTTATATAAGCAAATATAAAAAACTCATTAAGAATGCCAATATATATGATAATTCTGAAAATAATGAAAAAAAAGAAAATCTTTATCAAGAAGAATATGTATTAAATAATAATGAAGGAATTCATTCTAAAAAAGAAGAGACATTGGATATTAATGATGGAATTCATTTTAAAAAAATAGATATTTATCATTTTATCAATCTTTTATTTCAGGATATAGAAAGCAATGATTTATATAGCCTGTATTCATCTAATACCGAAAAAAAATCTTATATAGATTTTAACGATTTTAATATAGATAATTTTTTATCATATAGAAATATAATCAATAATGCAGTAAAAGATAATTTTGATAATTCCAGAAAAATAACAATGGTAAAAAATATTATCACTAATTTTGATATTATAAGTGATGCAGAAATAAAAAATGCTGAAAAGTTAATAGATGATATAGAAGAATTATTTAATTATACTTCTGAATGTATATTAAACACTATGCATTATTATTATAGAAAAAAAGATATAGAACTTTATTTAATATTAATGAGAATAATAGAAAATAATTTATAA
- a CDS encoding carboxymuconolactone decarboxylase family protein, with protein MDNIINFKIKDKDNYFESIEDAYINPPKKIPLFLRLPMWIAKKKVKKDLLLPKILAWNPKTAISSGIMEALITHDDKEVPKRLLKLIRIQISIDIACPFCIDMNSFEYDKENVTEEEIKYLQNKDIDSCSTMSNKEKIALKYISAITKTPVIISEELIIEIKKEYSERAILILASTAAQVNYWARLIRALGVPTAGFTNICRINK; from the coding sequence ATGGATAATATAATAAATTTTAAAATTAAAGATAAAGACAATTATTTTGAAAGCATAGAAGATGCATATATTAATCCTCCAAAGAAAATACCTCTATTTTTAAGACTGCCTATGTGGATAGCAAAAAAGAAAGTAAAAAAAGACCTGCTCCTTCCAAAGATTTTAGCTTGGAACCCTAAAACTGCAATAAGCTCAGGCATAATGGAAGCATTAATTACGCATGATGATAAGGAAGTGCCTAAAAGACTTTTAAAACTCATAAGAATACAAATCTCAATAGATATAGCCTGCCCATTTTGTATAGACATGAACAGCTTTGAATATGATAAAGAAAATGTAACAGAAGAAGAAATAAAATATTTACAAAATAAAGATATAGATTCATGTTCTACAATGTCAAATAAAGAAAAGATTGCTTTAAAATATATTTCAGCTATTACAAAAACCCCAGTAATAATATCAGAAGAATTAATAATAGAAATAAAAAAAGAGTATTCAGAGAGAGCAATATTAATATTAGCCTCCACTGCTGCACAGGTGAATTATTGGGCAAGGCTTATAAGGGCTTTGGGAGTACCTACTGCAGGGTTTACCAATATATGCAGAATTAATAAATAG
- a CDS encoding DUF167 domain-containing protein, translating to MNIEVKVTAGAKSNSFKFENGVYSIRIMAKAIDGKANKAIIEFLADELNIKKKDIDILKGEKSSKKLISININDDDLKKYFNK from the coding sequence ATGAACATAGAAGTTAAAGTAACAGCGGGAGCTAAATCCAATAGTTTTAAATTCGAGAATGGGGTTTATTCCATTCGCATTATGGCTAAGGCTATAGACGGAAAGGCTAATAAGGCTATAATTGAATTTTTGGCTGATGAGCTTAATATTAAAAAGAAAGATATTGATATACTAAAAGGCGAGAAAAGCAGTAAAAAACTTATTTCTATTAATATAAATGATGATGATTTAAAAAAGTATTTTAATAAATAA